In Polyodon spathula isolate WHYD16114869_AA chromosome 27, ASM1765450v1, whole genome shotgun sequence, one DNA window encodes the following:
- the LOC121301301 gene encoding tubulin polyglutamylase complex subunit 1-like, with amino-acid sequence MANSLQPGVGAVTDSRSSKPDTESEFLTQVGAGAVLRGALLQLLEVRSEDPIGFLADHFENLAQSLENGDLGCAVEGGNKKQHQQALQEFEEQKQHSRALWHLTQAHHSQRSAFDNNVAVAFSLLSRDGRKRKPGLKGRVYTELLRRVCRDGGVAEPVSAPLIKKLRCQDHEAVPFDLFRHAVLACFVFADFVRKSRSLFETVSQSDGSLCRAVLGSLRDALETMGCSDPARYLEASAKLTPGRLAQAMDRAQTLASGTPSTLMSQEEFIEEASALIISRVKLVS; translated from the exons ATGGCGAACTCGCTGCAGCCCGGTGTTGGCGCCGTGACCGATTCGAGATCCTCCAAACCGGACACCGAGAGCGAGTTCCTGACCCAGGTGGGCGCCGGTGCTGTACTGAGAGGCGCTCTCCTGCAGCTTTTAGAAGTCAGGTCCGAGGACCCCATCGGTTTCCTGGCTGATCATTTTGAAAACCTGGCCCAGAGTTTGGAAAACGGCGATTTGGGATGCGCAGTGGAAGGAGGCAACAAGAAGCAGCACCAGCAAGCACTGCAGGAGTTCGAGGAGCAAAAGCAACACAGCAGAGCACTGTGGCACCTTACACAGGCACACCACTCGCAGAG ATCTGCGTTCGACAACAACGTGGCCGTGGCGTTCTCGCTCCTCTCGCGGGACGGCAGGAAGAGGAAGCCGGGGCTGAAGGGCAGGGTGTACACGGAGCTGCTGCGGCGCGTCTGCAGGGACGGGGGCGTGGCCGAGCCCGTCTCCGCCCCCCTGATCAAGAAGCTCCGCTGCCAGGACCACGAGGCCGTGCCCTTCGACCTCTTCCGCCACGCCGTGCTTGCCTGCTTCGTGTTCGCGGACTTCGTGCGGAAATCCCGCTCGCTGTTCGAGACCGTGTCCCAGTCCGACGGGAGCCTGTGCCGGGCTGTGCTGGGCTCGCTGCGGGACGCCCTGGAGACGATGGGCTGCTCCGACCCGGCCAGGTACCTGGAGGCCAGCGCCAAGCTGACCCCCGGCAGGCTAGCCCAGGCCATGGACCGAGCGCAGACCCTGGCCAGCGGCACGCCCAGCACGCTCATGAGCCAGGAGGAGTTCATTGAGGAGGCCTCGGCTCTGATCATCAGCAGGGTGAAGCTGGTCTCCTGA
- the LOC121301302 gene encoding zinc finger protein GLI4-like — MDVKVKEEEEGEYPVSELIPVTLVEIADPVPEAQPAVPVKTESAELPVNTEETEVTLQAAESKTPKRRKRKPLAASKTVYRCDLCEKNIKHLTSFQDHLRIHTGERPYTCSQCGKSFVRSSDLIKHRLVHSEQRPHPCPSCGKRFKLRGDLTKHQAVHSEVKPFACPSCGKTFKRAACLVKHERVHDPESPFSCPECGRGFKWEASLTEHRRIHSGDRPFVCGADGCARSFTHFSTYQQHKRAHLNQRQFKCGTCERGFNQRSNLLKHERTHSQKS, encoded by the exons ATGGATGTGAAAGtgaaggaggaagaggagggtgAATATCCGGTATCGGAGCTCATACCAGTAACGCTGGTGGAAATAGCAGACCCAGTCCCTGAGGCTCAGCCGGCAGTCCCAGTAAAGACAGAGAGCGCGGAATTGCCCGTCAACACAGAGGAAACCGAAGTAACTCTGCAGGCCGCCGAGAGCAAGACTCCCAAGAGAAGGAAAAGGAAGCCGCTCGCAGCCAGCAAGACCGTGTACAGGTGTGATCTCTGCGAGAAGAACATCAAGCATCTGACCAGCTTCCAG GATCACCTGAGGATCCACACGGGCGAGCGGCCGTACACTTGCTCTCAGTGCGGGAAGAGCTTCGTGCGGAGCTCGGACCTGATCAAGCACCGGCTGGTCCACTCGGAGCAGAGACCCCACCCCTGCCCCTCCTGCGGCAAGCGCTTCAAACTGCGGGGGGACCTGACCAAACACCAGGCCGTCCACTCCGAGGTCAAGCCCTTCGCCTGCCCCTCCTGCGGCAAGACTTTCAAGCGCGCCGCCTGCCTGGTGAAGCACGAGCGCGTCCACGACCCCGAGAGCCCCTTCAGCTGCCCGGAGTGCGGCCGCGGGTTCAAGTGGGAGGCGTCGCTGACCGAACACCGGCGGATTCACAGCGGGGACCGGCCCTTCGTGTGCGGGGCCGACGGCTGTGCCAGGAGCTTCACCCACTTCTCTACCTACCAGCAGCACAAGCGCGCCCACCTGAACCAGCGACAGTTCAAGTGCGGGACCTGCGAGCGGGGCTTCAACCAACGCTCCAACCTGCTCAAGCACGAGAGAACCCACAGCCAGAAGAGCTAG